From Fibrobacter sp.:
AAGCTCTTCACCGCTCTCGCCGACAACAAGGTGAACGTCCGCATCATCGACCAGGGTTCTTCGCAGATCAACATCATCACCGGTGTTGACGAAGCCGATACCGAGAAGGCCATCAAGGCCATCTACGGCGCCTTCGTGAAGTAATCTGCACTGTCATCCTGGAGGCCCAACGGGCCGATAGGATCCAAGAACATTATCGCCCCCGACCTATCGGCCGGGGGTAATTTTTTTACTAGAAAACCTCTTACCGCTTCTTCACGGTCCTGACGGCGGGGCTGAGCTTCTGTTCGCTTGTGCCGAGGTATCGGCCTTGCATGTCGAACACGCGGTAATCACCCTTCAAGACGGGCATGCTCGCGCGCCTTGAAATGGCCGTGGTGCCGGTAGTGTCTGCCGTTTCGGTGATGTTGAAGTAGTCAATTTGAAAATAGTTGATGGAACTCTGCCCCTTATACCCTTCCACAAGCGCCATGACATCGGTTATCTTGCCCAGCTTGAGGTCGAGTTCTTCCCATTTTTTGAAGTGGGCGGTAATGTCGATGTGGCCGCTGTCGCGTACGGTGCGGCGAATGCTGAAATACTGCTTGAACGAGGTGTTGCCCTGGACGCCCAAGTAGTTGTTGGCGGTGTTCTGCCAGATGTCGTAGGTGTCGCCATCGACGGTGAATTCGCCGAGCCTGGTTCCGAAAGTGGATGTGTCGGCTGTATCTCTGATTATCCAGTAGTCTATGATATAAAATTCGGTTTTCGGCTCGGTGGTATTGCCTTGGATGCCAACCAGAAAATAGGGGGTGCCGAAGCCGCCGCCTTTTGTGCGAAACTTGTAGTCCGCCGCAAAGTTGCCATGCTGGTCGAAGGTCTTTGGCTCGTCGAACTTGGGACCAAAGCGCACGATAGCGTCCGCGGCCTTGGAGTAAACTAAGTAGCTTCCATCATCGTAGCACTCCAAATAAGCATTGTAGCCATCGCGCCAGACTTCGTAACTGTAGTTTGTACCGTCTATCGTGCCGGAGGCGTAGTTTTCGCCCTCCGCGGGCCATGCGTTAGGGCACCTATCCGCATAGACAGTCGTAGCCAAGCCCATGGTGAGGGCGATTCCTAAACCCACTATATTCTTCTTCATATTGTTAATATAAGTTATTTTGTAGCCCAGCGGGCGTTAATTCTGCTCAACCTTCGCTCCGTTCGCCTTGAACATACTTTTTTCTACTTTTAAAACATCATGCGTGCCTCTTTTGCCTTACTCGCTGTTCTTTTCGCCGTCCTTTTCACGGCATGTTCCGAATCTTTTACCGATTCTCGCGACGGTAATACATATAACATAATTCAAATCGGTTCGCAGACATGGATGGCCGAGAACCTGGATTTCGAAACTGAGGGCAGCGTGTGCCCAGAGGGCGACGCTCGCAAGTGTTCCGAATACGGGCGGCTCTACACCTGGACGGATGCGCAGAAAGTATGCCCCGAAGGCTGGCGGTTGCCCGACAGTACGGATTTCGCGACACTCGTAGCAAGCGCCGGTGGCGCAGAGGTTGCTGGCCAATCGCTCAAGTCAACGAGTGGCTGGTTCAAGAAGGGGAACGGTTCCGATGCGCTCGGCTTCAATGCTTTCCCTGCGGGCTATCGCGGCGCGGTCTATAAAAATGAGGAAGGCGGAATGGAGGGCGGCAAGTACGACGGCATCGGCGGCTACGCCTACTTCTGGAGCGCGACTGCCGCTCCGGATGATTTCGCCTACTACCTGTTCCTCGATTTCAGCAGCAAATCCGCGAGCGTGAACGCATTCCCCAAGGGCGACTTCCGTTCGGTGCGCTGCGTTTCGGCTGCGCAGTAATGGCTCCGCGATAGACTTTTTTGTATATTGGGTGGTACAGCCGGGAGTTCCGGCACCGTATTATAAGACTGCATGTCCGCGTTTGCGCGGCGGCGGTCTTTTTTTATGCGGCGATGCACCTCCGGGCGGCAAGTCCCGGAATACAAGGAGTAAAAAATGAACGAAATCGAGATGGTGGGTATGAGGACCCTCGGAAACACGAAGCTGCTGACAGAATCGCGGGCGCGCATTGGCGTGTTCGCGTCGCG
This genomic window contains:
- a CDS encoding fibrobacter succinogenes major paralogous domain-containing protein, encoding MRASFALLAVLFAVLFTACSESFTDSRDGNTYNIIQIGSQTWMAENLDFETEGSVCPEGDARKCSEYGRLYTWTDAQKVCPEGWRLPDSTDFATLVASAGGAEVAGQSLKSTSGWFKKGNGSDALGFNAFPAGYRGAVYKNEEGGMEGGKYDGIGGYAYFWSATAAPDDFAYYLFLDFSSKSASVNAFPKGDFRSVRCVSAAQ
- a CDS encoding ACT domain-containing protein — translated: KLFTALADNKVNVRIIDQGSSQINIITGVDEADTEKAIKAIYGAFVK
- a CDS encoding glycoside hydrolase family 11 protein yields the protein MKKNIVGLGIALTMGLATTVYADRCPNAWPAEGENYASGTIDGTNYSYEVWRDGYNAYLECYDDGSYLVYSKAADAIVRFGPKFDEPKTFDQHGNFAADYKFRTKGGGFGTPYFLVGIQGNTTEPKTEFYIIDYWIIRDTADTSTFGTRLGEFTVDGDTYDIWQNTANNYLGVQGNTSFKQYFSIRRTVRDSGHIDITAHFKKWEELDLKLGKITDVMALVEGYKGQSSINYFQIDYFNITETADTTGTTAISRRASMPVLKGDYRVFDMQGRYLGTSEQKLSPAVRTVKKR